The Afifella aestuarii DNA segment AGGGAAGACCCTCGGCGTTCTTCGGTGACCGCGAAAGGGGCGTCGCCCACATTTGTCATTTGGGCGAAAAGGCGGCGAGCCGATGGCCGTCCGGCGGTCTCGGCATGGCGAAAACCGTATTACTTGCCAGGCCATAGCTCTGTCGGCGGGGGCCCATGCGTCGCGTCCGCCCGTTTTTCCGGCAAAGAACATTTCCTGTGCAGCCGCATCGGCTTTCCCCTTCGTTGTTCGTTCCGCGGGCCCAAGCGGAGGTGGAATGCCTGCAAGGCTCCATCCCGATTCAACGGCTGGTGAGCCGGCTGCTCTGGAGTGTACTCAATTCTGCTGTAAGGACATGCCGGCTTTCGGCGTGTTCGCCGGGCGAAGGCTCGGAACAGCGTGCCGTCGACGTAAGGCGCTCATTTTTCGGGCATTCTTCGCCGGCTCAGAGCGAGGCCAAGGTGTCCATTTATAATTTTTTCCTATTAGTCCGTTCCAATAAATTCAATTCCTTAAACGTCGCTCTTCTGACACATTCTCTTCCTGAGATGAGGTTGCCTCAGATCAAAAGCAGTTAAGCGACGTATATCTTTGTCATGCGGACGGTAAATCCGCACGAGAAGTGGCGCCTGTATTTTCTGTTAAATCAGTAGATCCCAAAAACGGGCCCCTTGAACCAACATATACGTTACTTGGGGCAAGCCAGTTGAGGTCAAGCCATGTTGGCTCTACTCGGACTCATAACAATCCTCGTTCTGCTCACGTCGATCATGACCAACCGGCTGTCGCCGCTTGTCGCTCTGATCCTCGTGCCTCTGATTGCCGCCCTCCTTGGCGGTTTCGGTCTTGAGACCGCAAAGTTCATCGTCGATGGGCTCAAAGGAATTGCTCCGGTCGCGGCGATGTTCGTCTTCGCGATCGTCTTCTTCGGCATCGTCACCGACGCCGGCATGATGGACCCGATCATCGACCGGATCCTGAAGGCCGTCGGCTTGCGTCCGACACGCATCGTCATGGGGACGGCGCTGCTTGCGCTGATCATCCATCTGGACGGGTCGGGTGCGGTGACGTTCCTCATCACCATCCCTGCCATGTTGCCGCTCTATGACCGGCTCGGCATGGATCGTCGCGTTCTGGCTCTGGTCGCGTCACTCGCCGCCGGCGTCAACTTCCTGCCGTGGACCGGCCCGGTGCTGCGCGCCTCCGCCGCTCTCAGCGTTCCCGTCACCGACATCTTCAACCCGCTCATTCTGGTGCAGGTCGTCGGTCTCCTGTTCACCTTCACGACCGCCTACATCATGGGGCGGCGCGAAGAGAAGCGTCTCGGCCTGACCGGCGGGGCCGATGCCACCGGCGAAGCTGTCGTCACCGGCCGCGTGCTCACCGAAGCGGAACAGAAAACCCGCCGTCCGAAGCTCTTCTGGGTCAACATCCTGCTCACCCTCGGCGTGCTCGGGACGATGATGTCGGGTGTGGTTCCTGCCGCCATCATGTTCATGATCGGCACCGTCGTCGCCCTCGTCATCAACTATCCGAACGTGGACGATCAGAAGGCGCGGGTGGACGCCCATGCCAAGGCGGCCTTGATGATGGCGACGATCCTCTTCGCCGCGGGCTCCTTCACCGGCATTATGCGCGGTACGGGCATGCTGACCGCGATGGCGCAGAGTGCCGCCGGCTTCGTGCCGGAGGCGATGGCTCAGCACATCCCGTTCGGCCTCGGTATCATCGCCATGCCGCTCAGCCTCCTGTTCGATCCGGACTCCTACTACTTCGGCGTCATGCCGGTCGTGGCCCATGTCTACGAGAACTTCGGTGGTGCTCCGATCGAAATCGCCCAGGCGTCCGTCCTCGGCCAGATGACCACCGGCTTCCCGGTGAGCCCGCTCACCCCCGCCACCTTCCTGGTGGTCGGTCTGACCGGCATCTCGCTCGGCGAACACCAGAAATTCGCGATCCCCTTCCTGTTCGGCGCCTCCGTCCTGATGACGTTCTGCGCCGCCCTGATCGGTGTCTTCCCCTTCTAACGCCCGGCCCGCTCCGAGCCTGACGTTTCATTCCAGGAGTATTTCATCATGAAAACCATTCGTATCGGTGCCGGTGCCGGGTATTCCGGAGACCGCATCGAGCCGGCGCTCGAGCTCGCCCAAAAAGGCAAGATCGACTACCTCGTCTTCGAGTGCCTGGCCGAGCGCACGATCGCCATCGCACAGAAGGCGAAGCTCGCCGATCCCACCAAGGGCTATGACGCCCTTCTGTCCGATCGCATGGAGGCCGTTCTCAAGGTCTGCGCCGAAAAGGGCATCAAGATCATCACCAATATGGGCGCGGCGAACCCTGAAGCCGGGGCCGAAAAGACCCGGGAAATCGCGGCTGCGCAGGGGCTCTCCCTGAAGATCGCGGCAGTTTCCGGCGACGATGTTCTGGAGACCCTGAAGTCCGGCGACATCAAGATCACCGAGACCGGGCAGCCGGCGGCGTCGATGTCGAACGTGCTCGTCTCCGGCAATGCCTATCTCGGTGCCGCGCCGATCGTGGAGGCGCTGGAGCAGGGGGCCGATGTCGTCATCACCGGCCGCGTTGCGGATCCGGCCTTGTTCCTCGCTCCGCAGATCAAGGAGTTCGGCTGGGCCTTCGACGACTGGGCGCATCTCGCCAAGGGGACGGCCGTCGGCCATCTTCTGGAATGCGGCGGCCAGGTCACCGGCGGCTATTTCGCAGAGCCGGGCCGCAAGGACGTGCAGGGTCTCGGCCATCTCGGCTTCCCGATCGCGGAAGTCAGCGAGGACGGCAGCTTCGTCATCACCAAGGTGGAGAGCGCGGGCGGTCACGTCACGACCGACACCTGCAAAGAGCAGATCCTCTACGAGGTGCATGATCCGAAGAGCTATCTGACGCCCGACGTGACGGCCGATTTCTCGCAGATCACCTTCACCCAGGAAGGCCCGGACCGGGTCCGGGTCGAGGGCGTGACGGGCCGTGAGAGGCCGGCGACGCTGAAGGTCTCCGTCGGCTATGTCAACGGGTATATCGGCGAGGGGCAGATCTCCTATGCGGGGCCGGGTGCCTTGGCCCGGGCGAAGCTCGCTCTCGAGATCGTCCAGGAGCGGCTCGACATCATCGGACTGCAGAGCAGCGAGCTGCGCTACGACCTCATCGGCGTCAACGCCATCCATCGCGACGTCCTCGCGCCCCAGCCCGAGCCGACCGAAGTGCGCGCCCGCGTCACCGGCCGTTGCGAGAGCATGAAGGAGGCCGTGCGCATCGGCAACGAGGTGGAGACCCTCTACACGAACGGCCCGGCCGGCGGCGGCGGTGCGACCAAATCGGCCCGCCAGGTCGTGGCGATGCTTTCCGCCCTCGTGCCACGGGCAGCCGTGACCCCGCGGATCCAGATCATTGAGGTGCAATCATGAAACTCTTCGACATTGCCCATTCGCGTACCGGCGACAAAGGCGACATCTCCAACATCTCGGTCATTGCCTATGACGAGAAAGACTATGCGCGGCTTGCCGCCCATGTGACGGCCGAACGGGTGAAGGAGCATTTCAAGGGCATCGTCCACGGCGACGTCGTCCGCTACGAACTGCCCAGCATCGGCGCCCTGAACTTCGTCATGTACGAAGCGCTCGGCGGCGGCGTGACCCGCTCGCTCGCTCTCGACCCGCACGGCAAATGTCTCGGCTCCGCGCTTCTGGCGCTGGAAATCCCCGACAGCGACGTCTGAGCCCCTCTTCGGGGGAGGAACTCCCCCCTTCCGGCAGGCCTTCGGCGCAGACCGGTCCTCCCCCGAAGAAACCCTCTCGCAGGCAAGGAAAATATCATGTGCGAAGTCATCTGCGTCGACGATGCCGTTGAACGGATCGAAGACGGCGCGGTGGTGATGATCGGCGGTTTCATGGGCTCCGGCACGCCGCCGCGGCTGATCGATGCCCTGGTGCGGCAGAAGAAGTCCGATCTCACGATTATCTCAAACGATACGGCGAAACCCGGCATCGGCATCGGCAAGCTCATCGATGCCGGCCTCGTGAGCAAGGTCATCACCAGCCATATCGGCACCAATCCGATCACCCAGAAGCTGATGATCGCCGAGGAGCTCGACGTGGAGCTGGTGCCGCAGGGCACGCTCGCCGAGCGCATCCGGGCGGGCGGCTTCGGCCTCGGCGGGGTTCTGACCCGCACTGGCGTTGGCACGCTGGCGGCCGAAGGCGAGACGACGCTCGAGGTCGACGGTGAGACTTATGTGCTCGCCAAGCCGTTGCGCGCCGATGTGGCGCTCATCAATGCCAAGCTCACCGATTATCTCGGCAATCTCACCTATTCGCTGACGGCGAGGAACTTCAATCCGCTGATGGCGATGGCGGCCGACAAGGTGTTCGCCGAAGCCGAAGCGATCGTCCCGGTCGGAACGCTGGCACCCGATGTGATCGCCACGCCGCATGTCCTGGTCGACTATCTGGTCTCGAAGGAAGCCTGCCATGGATAACAAGGTTCTGATCGCCAAGCGGATCGCGCAGGAGCTGAAATCCGGCGATCTCGTCAATCTCGGCATCGGCATGCCGACGCTCGTCGCCTCCTATCTGCCGAAGGATCTGGAGGTCTTCTTTCAGTCCGAGAACGGCATCATCGGCATGAGCATGCTGCCGCATCCGGGCCTGGAAGATCTCGATCTGACGGATGCCGGCGGCAATCCGATCGGTGCCGTGCCGGGAGCGGCGGGCTTCGATTCCGGCTTCTCCTTCGGCCTCATCCGCGGCGGGCATCTCGACGTGACGGTGCTCGGCGGCCTGCAGGTCGACGAGCGCGGCTATCTCGCCAACTGGATGGTGCCCGGAAAGATGGTGCCGGGCATGGGCGGGGCGATGGACCTCGTCGCCGGGGCGAAGAAGGTGATCGTCGCCATGACGCACACCGCCAAGGGCGCGCCGAAGATCGTCAAGGAATGCAGCCTGCCGCTGACGGCGGAGCGCCGCGTCGATCTGATCGTGACGGAAATGGCGGTCATCACCCCGACCGCGGACGGCCTCGTCCTCAGCGAGGTCGCACCCGGAACGAGCGTCGAGGACGTCCTGGCGGCAACCGAAGCGAGCCTCATCGTTCCCGACGCCGTGGGCGAGATGAAGGTGGCCGCCTGAGCGACCGCCGACAAAAATCCTCTCCCGGCACCATGGCCGCCCGGCAGAAAGCGCGGGCGCCTTCAACGGGGCGGGGAGGGGGTCGCAGCAACCTCTTCTCATGGGACATCCCATCATGACTGACATCGTAATCACCGCAGCCGCACGCACCGCCATCGGATCGTTCGCAGGCGGGCTTTCCACGGTTCCGGCAGCAGAGCTCGGCGCCGTCGTCATCCGCGCGCTTCTGAGCCGCGCGGGGCTCGCCCCGCAGGAGGTCGACGACGTGATCCTCGGCCATGTGCTGACGGCGGGGCTCGGGCAGAACCCGGCGCGGCAGGCGGCGATCCAGGCCGGGCTGCCGGTGACCACGACGGCGTTGACCGTCAACCAGGTCTGCGGCTCGGGGCTGCGCGCCGTGGCGCTCGGCCTGCAATCTCTCACCTGCGGCGACGCCAATGTCATCATTGCCGGCGGGCAGGAGAATATGAGCCTTGCCCCGCATGCCACCTATCTGCGCAAGGGCGTGAAGATGGGGCCGGCCGAGATGGTCGATACGATGATCAAGGACGGCCTGTGGGACGCCTTCAACGATTATCACATGGGCATGACGGCGGAGAACGTCGCCGACGGCTACGGCATCACCCGCGAAATGCAGGACGCTTTTGCCGCCGCCTCGCAGCGCAAGGCCGCAGCAGCCCGCGAGGAGGGTCGTTTCGCCGCCGAGATCGTTCCCGTGAGCGTGCATTCGCGCAAGGGCGAGACGATTGTCGATGCGGATGAATTCATTCGTACCGACACGACGCCGGAAGGTCTTGCGAAGCTCAGACCCGCCTTCAGCAAATCGGGCAGCGTCACGGCCGGCAATGCGTCGGGCATCAACGACGGCGCGGCCGGCGTGGTGTTGATGTCGTCGGAGACGGCCGAAAAGCGCGGCGCGACCCCGATGGCCCGCATCGTCTCCTGGGCGACCGCCGGCGTCGATCCGAAGATCATGGGCACCGGCCCGATCGCGGCCTCGCGCAAGGCGCTCGACAAGGCCGGATGGTCGGCCACGGATCTCGACCTTATCGAGGCGAACGAGGCCTTTGCCGCCCAGGCGATCGCCGTCAACACCGAGCTCGACTTCGACACCGACAAGGTCAACGTCAATGGCGGGGCGATCGCGCTCGGCCATCCGATCGGTGCCTCCGGTGCGCGCATCCTGGTGACGCTTCTCAACGAAATGCAGCGCCGCGACGCCAAGAAGGGCCTCGCCACGTTGTGCATCGGCGGCGGCATGGGCATGGCGCTCTGCGTCGCTCGCGATTGAGGCGCTGAACCACCCGTCATCCTCCTCCCTCGCTCCCCCCGACCTCCGGCCCGACAGCTCCCTCCCATTCCAGATCGGTCCGGCGGTCGCGCCTCCCGCCCGTCCACACTTCCGGGCGGGAGGCGGCAGGGAGCCCGCTTCCTCCGCCCGTTCGTCCCCCCGTTCATGCCCCCCGCTTATCCTAGGACTTTTCCCATGACTGCCTTTTCTCAGATCCCCGAAACGCGTTCGCAGCTCGCCCGCCTCAAAGAGCTGTGCACGCATCTGCCGCCGCTGCCGACCTCCGTCATCTATCCGTGCGATGAGACCTCTCTGCGCAGTGCGGCCGACGGTGCGCGCGAGGCGCTGATCGATCCCGTGCTCGTCGGTCCGAGCGCGATGATCGAGAAGCTCGCGCTCGCCCACGAGATCGACATTTCGGGCCTGCGCATCGTCGAGGCGCCGAATGCGGCCGCCGCTGCGGCGCGCGGCATCGATCTCGCCCGGGAAGGAGAGACCGGCGCGGTGATGAAGGGGGCGCTGCATTCCGACGAATTGATGGGCGCCGTCGTCAAGCGCGACCGCGGCCTGCGCACGTCGAAGCGCATCAGCCACGTCTTCATGATGCGCGTTCCGACCTATCCGAAATCGCTGATGATCACCGACGGCGTCGTCAACATCGCGCCGACGCTCGAAGACAAGGCGCATATTGCGCAAAACGCCATCGACCTGGCGCGGGCGCTGGGCGTGGAGGCGCCGCGGGTCGCGGTTCTTTCCGCGGTCGAAACGGTCAATCCGAAGATCCCGTCGACCGTCGATGCGGCGGCGCTCTGCAAGATGGCCGATCGCGGCCAGATCCGCGGCGGCATCATCGACGGGCCGCTCGCCTTCGACAATGCGATCTCGGCCGAAGCGGCGCAAACCAAGGGCATCGTCTCGGAAGTCGCGGGCCGTCCCGATATCCTGCTCGTGCCGGATCTCGCGGCCGGCAACATGCTCGTCAAGGAACTCACCTTCCTCGGGCGTGCCGAGGTCGCAGGCATCGTTCTCGGCACCGCCGTTCCGGTGATGCTGACGAGCCGCGCCGACAGCCTCGATTCCCGCCTGTCCTCCTGTGCGCTCGCCTCTCTCGTCGCCAACCATGCCGCGGTCGCGTGAAATGGAGTCTGCCATGCCCTCAGAAATGTCGCGCGAAGGCGCCCTCTTGGTTCTCAACAGCGGCTCCTCCAGCATCAAGTTCACCGTCTTTCAGGTCGCCGATGCCGGGAAAGACATTTCCCCTCTGTTCTCCGGCCAGGTGACCGGCATCGGCACGGCGGCGGAATTCTCCGTCAAGGATGTCGATGGCGCCTCGCTTGCCCGCGAATCCTGGGCGGAGCGCGATACGGGCGGTGTTGCGCCGCTGTTGCGCGATCTCATCGCCTGGATCCGTGCCCGCCTGCCGGATCTGCCGCTTCTCGCCGCCGGGCACCGCGTGGTGCATGGCGGTGCCGGCTTCCATCATCCCGTGCGGGTGACGAACCACGTTCTCGACGAGCTGGAAACTCTGGTTCCGCTCGCCCCTCTGCACCAGCCGCAGAACGTTTCGGCGATCCGGGTGTTGGCCGAGAGTTTCGATGGCCTGCCGCAGATCGCCTGCTTCGACACGGCCTTCCACCATTCGCAGCCGTTTATGGCGAAGACCTATGGTCTGCCGCGGCGATTGAGCGAGAAGGGCGTGCAGCGCTACGGCTTTCATGGCCTCTCTTATGAATATATCGCCGGCAAGCTCCGCGAGACGCTGCCGGAGGTGGCCGAGGGCCGGGTGGTCGTCGCCCATCTCGGCAACGGGTCGAGCCTCTGCGGCCTCAAAGACGGGCGCAGCATCGACACGACGATGGGTTTTTCGGCGCTCGAAGGCGTGCCGATGGGGACGCGTTCCGGCAGCCTCGATCCCGGCATTCTGATCTATCTGATGCGCGAGATGGGGATGGACGCCGATGCGCTGGAACATCTCCTTTATCAGGAATCGGGACTTCTCGGCGTTTCGGGCATTTCCAATGACATGCGCGTGCTTCTGGAAAGCGACCGGCCGGAGGCGAAAGAGGCGGTCGATCTCTTCTGCTACCGCGTGGCGAAGGAGATCGGGGCGCTCTGCTGTGCGCTGGGCGGGCTCGACGCGCTCGTCTTCACCGCCGGCATCGGCGAGCATTCGGCTCCGGTCAGGGCGCGGATCTGCGAGTACCTCGCCTTCCTCGGGATCTCGATCGACGCGGCGGCGAACGAAAGCGGTGAGACGCTCATCTCCGCACCCGCGACGCTTCCCGTCGCGATCATCCCGACCAACGAGGAATTCATGATCGCCCGCCATGCCGTCGATCTCATGAATTTCCGCAACGCCGCGTAACGGGATCATGTCTGCTATTTGAGATGCGGTAAGGCGCGTGCGCCTTGCCATGATGCGTGGCGGGCTCTGTCCCTGAGCTCTCCGGCCCGACGCGCCGGGCGCCAGCAGCGCCGTTTCGCGCAGACGGCGCCATTTCCTCTGCCGTTTCGCTGGCTTATCCTGGGGACAGTCGCCCCTCGCGCAGGGGCGTGGATCGAAACAGGCGGAGCGCTGCGCGTTTGAGGCGGGGACGATCAGCCGCCTGCGCTCGGCGTATGGCCGAAGGTTCGTTTGAAGGCATGTGAGAAGGCGCTTTGTGAGCTGTAACCCACCGCGGCCGCAACGGCTGCGACGCTCTCGCCGGCGCTGAGCTGGTGCTGTGCCAGAACCATGCGCCAGCGGGTGAGGTAATCGAGCGGCGGGCGGCCGACACGATCGGCAAAACGCTGCGCAAAGGCTGAACGCGACATGCCGACCTCCGACGCCAAGATCGGCACCGTCCAACGGCGCGCGACATCGCCGTGCAGCGCCGTGAGCGCCTTGCCGATGCGCGGATCCGCCAATGCGGTGATCCAGCCGACTTTGTTTGCAGGACGGGTGGCGACGAAGGCGCGGACCGCCTCGATGACGAGAATTTCCGCCAGCCGCTCGGCGACGAGCGCGCCGCCGAGCTCCTTGCTGTCGACCTCATGTCGCAAGGATTTCAGCGTCGTTGCGACAGACGCGGCGGCGGGTGAGGTCCGGTCGACGCGCAGAAACGCCGGCAGCGCGTCGAGGACGAACGCGGCGCTGCCACCGGAAAAGCCGCTGCCGCCTCCCATCATGACCGTCTCGTCGCCCGCCCCGAGACGCACCACGTCCTGTCCCGGGCCGGCATAGAGCGGCATGCCTTCGATCGGGTCGACCGCCGGATCGCTGGCGACGACATAGCGCGTGTTGGCGATCAGGACGACATCGCCTTCCTCCAGCATCTCCGGTGGCCGGCCCGGAAGGAGGAGAAAGCATCGGCCGCGGGTCACCGCCACGAATTTCAGCCGGGCGCGCCCGTCGAAGGCAAGGGCCCAGTCTCCAGCGGCTTCTAGGCCCGTTCCCCGAACGCTCCGAGCGCCAAGCGCGGCCAGAACCTGCGAGAAGGGATCCATGGATATTTCGGCGTATCGCGACGAAGACATGGCTTATCGAGCATAGATCATCCGGGAATGGCCGCATAGGCTCGTGCTTCCAATTGGGAGACGGAGCCTTCACCGTGACCATCGCCAACAAAGTCGTCGTCCTGACGGGAGCCGGCCGCGGGATCGGCCGGGCGACCGCCCTTCATCTTGCCGCGCACGGAGCGCATCTGGTGCTCGGCGCACGAAGCGAGGCGGAGATCGCCGCCGTGACGCAAGAGATCGAGCGAGCGGGCGGCAAGGCCGTCTATCGTGCGACCGACGTCACCCGACGCGCGGACCTCGACGCGCTGGTTGAACTCGCCTGCGAGCGTTTCGGCCGGCTCGACGTCATCGTCAACAATGCGGGCATCGGCCCGATTTCGCGCTTCGCCTCTCTGTATGTCGATGATTGGGACGCCATGATCGACGTGAATTTGCGGGGCGCGCTTTACGGCATCGCCGCGGCACTTCCCGTTTTCGGCCGTCAGGGAAGCGGGCATATCATCAACGTCGTTTCGACGGCGGGCCTCAAAATCGTGCCGACAATGGGCGTCTACGCGGCGACCAAGAACGCGCTGCGCACCGCCACCGAAGCGCTGCGGCAAGAATCGCCCAATCTGCGTACGACGGAAGTCTCTCCGGGTTTCATCGACACGTCGTTTGCAGAGCGTGCGATCAGCGATCCCGACATCAAGGCCGCGATCCAAAAGCGCAAGGACGAGCTGGCGATTTCACCCGATGCGATCGCACGGGCGATCGCCTTCACCATCGACCAGCCTGAGGATGTCGAGATCGGCAGCATTGTCGTGCGTCCGACCGCTCAGGATTGATGAGGCGGGCTCCTCACCCCCGCCGAAGAGCCTCGCCGCGATGCGGAACGCTCCGATGAGAGATCTGCGGCCCGTCTCAGAAGCGGGTGATGACGGTGGCGCCGACGGACTGGAATTTGTCCATGGCCATCAGGGCCTCGGGCGCCTCGGCAAGGCTGATCTGATCGCCCACCAGGCGGGCGGGATCGAGCTTGCCGCTCCCCACCATGTCGAGCATGGCGCCATAGCGGTGCGCCTGCATCCCGTGAGAGCCGAGGAGCTCGATCTCCTGGCCGACGATCTTGGGCATGGGGATGGCAGGGGCGGCATGTTCGCCGAGCATCAGCCCGACCTGAATGTGTTTGCCCCGGGGCCTGAGGCCGAGGATGGAGTTCGTCATGGTCACCGGATGGCCGAGCGCATCGAGGGAGACATGCGCGCCGCCCCTGGTGATCTCTTGGATCGCGGCGGGGACATCCGCCTCCTGGCCGTTGATGACGGCGACGGCACCGAGGTCTTTCGCGAGATCGAGTTTTGCCGGATCGAGATCGACGCCGATGACGTTCGCCCCGGCCGCCGAGGCGATCATGACGGCGGAGAGACCGACCCCGCCGCAGCCATGCACGGCCACCCACTGGCCCGCGCGCACCTTGCCCTGATCGATCACCGCCCGGAAGGACGTGGCAAAGCGGCAGCCGAGGCTCGCGGCGGTCGCAAAGGCCATGCCTTCGGGCAGTGCGACGAGGTTCAGATCGGCCTGGTGAATGGCGACATATTCCGCGAATGAGCCCCAATGGGTGAAGCCCGGCTGCTCCTGATTGAGGCAGACCTGCTGATGGCCCGCGGCGCATTCCGGACAGCTGCCGCAGCCGCAGATGAAGGGCACGGTGACCTTGTCGCCCACCTTCCAGCGGGCGACATTCCGGCCGACGGCCGCAACGACGCCGGCGAGCTCGTGGCCCGGAACATGCGGCAGCTCAATGTCGCTGTCATGCCCCATCCATCCATGCCAGTCGCTTCGGCAGACGCCGGTCGCCGCGACCTTCAGCACGACCCCATGGGTCTCCGGGCTCGGGTCATCCACCGTGACCAGCCGGGGCGCTTCTTGAAATTTCTCGAACAGGACGGCTTTCATCGCAGGGGTCTCTCCGTTTCGCAGAGAGCTTTAGGGCGAAATCGCGGGCGTGAGAATGCCTTTGCCGGTTCTGTGGGTCCGCTCACGCCCTGTTCGCCCGATAACGGTCACGCCTTGTCGGATGATGTCACCTAATCTATTTTGATATCATTGCCATCACCGGGTCGGAGGTGCCATCAGATGCCTGCGGTGACCATTCGCAATCTTTCGGACGAGACCCATCGCGCTCTCAAGGTGCGCGCGGCGCAGCATGGCCGCAGCACCGAAGCCGAAATGCGCGACATTCTGGAAGCGGCCGTGCGTCCCGCCGAGCGCCTGCGCCTCGGCTCTGCCCTGTCGGCGTTGAGCCGCAAGGCCGGGCTGACGAATGCCGATTTCGAGGCGCTGGAACAGGCCCGCGACAAGACGGCCGCCACGCCGATGAGCTTTGAATGATCGTTCTGGATACGAACGTCGTCTCCGAGGCGATGAAGCCGGAGCCGGACCCTGCCGTGCGCGACTGGCTGGACGAACAGGTGGCCGAAACCCTCTACATCTCCAGCGTGAGCGTCGCGGAACTCCTGTTCGGCATCGGCGCGCTGCCGGATGGACGGCGCAAGCAGACGCTCGCAGCGATGGTTGATGCGATGCTGCCGCTGTTTGAAGGTCGAATCCTCGCCTTCGACACCGATGCCGCCCGTCATTATGCCGATCTCGCCGTTGCTGCGCGCAAGGCCGGCAAGGGCTTTCCAACGCCGGACGGCTATATCGCTGCGATTGCGACCGCCCATGGTTTCACGGTCGCGACACGCGACGCCAGCGCCTTCGATGCGGCAGGTGTTCCGGTGATCGACCCTTGGAAGGTCGAACATCGATAGTCGGGTTCTGACGATGCAAACGACGACGATCCTTCTTCTGCTCATCGGATTCGCGGCCGGGTTTTTCATCCGAGCCTTGCGCGCGAAAAGCCAAGCCGTCAAAGCCAGGCGCCACGCCGATGCGCTCGATCAGCAGATCGAGACGCTTCGAGGCGAGAACGTCACCCTCCACGAAGCCGAATCCCGACGGCTGGAGGAGAATGCTCGCCGCAAGCGCTTCTTCGAGGAAAACGACGTGTCCGATGTGGAGAACCAGATCAAGTTCATGCGTCAGGCCGAATTGCGCGCGGTGCGTCCCGTCAACAAGGAGGCCGTGCGTGTCCTCTATGCGCTCAAACAGTGGATAGAGGACCACCGACCGGACTGGCACATGGCGTTCGAGGTCTCCATGGGAGCCTTCATCAAGACGTCTTATGACCCTGAGGACCGGATGCAGAAAGCGGTGTTCAGTTCCTACAACAGCAAGCGGGTGGATTTCCTGCTGATCGACAGGTTCGGTAATCCCGCCCTAGCCGTCGAATATCATGGCACAGGGCATGCTCTGTCCGACGATGCACTGAGTCGTATGGAGGTCAAACGCCTGGCCCTCGATCGGGCGGGGATTCCGCTCCTCGAAATTCCTGCCAAGACGTCAAGGGCCGAAATCTTGCGCATGCTGGAGCAAAGGTTCTCCACCGACGCGCCGCTCGCAAGCTGACGGCACGGCCCTCCGCTTTTCACCGGGCTTTCGGCCGCGCGGGAACCAGGCTCATAGTGCGCTTCCGCCGGAGAAACGGGAGCAAGCGGGAGGTGTCGATCTCGGTCGGAGCCTGGATGCAACC contains these protein-coding regions:
- a CDS encoding acetyl-CoA C-acetyltransferase, translating into MTDIVITAAARTAIGSFAGGLSTVPAAELGAVVIRALLSRAGLAPQEVDDVILGHVLTAGLGQNPARQAAIQAGLPVTTTALTVNQVCGSGLRAVALGLQSLTCGDANVIIAGGQENMSLAPHATYLRKGVKMGPAEMVDTMIKDGLWDAFNDYHMGMTAENVADGYGITREMQDAFAAASQRKAAAAREEGRFAAEIVPVSVHSRKGETIVDADEFIRTDTTPEGLAKLRPAFSKSGSVTAGNASGINDGAAGVVLMSSETAEKRGATPMARIVSWATAGVDPKIMGTGPIAASRKALDKAGWSATDLDLIEANEAFAAQAIAVNTELDFDTDKVNVNGGAIALGHPIGASGARILVTLLNEMQRRDAKKGLATLCIGGGMGMALCVARD
- a CDS encoding CoA transferase subunit A: MCEVICVDDAVERIEDGAVVMIGGFMGSGTPPRLIDALVRQKKSDLTIISNDTAKPGIGIGKLIDAGLVSKVITSHIGTNPITQKLMIAEELDVELVPQGTLAERIRAGGFGLGGVLTRTGVGTLAAEGETTLEVDGETYVLAKPLRADVALINAKLTDYLGNLTYSLTARNFNPLMAMAADKVFAEAEAIVPVGTLAPDVIATPHVLVDYLVSKEACHG
- a CDS encoding AtuA-related protein translates to MKLFDIAHSRTGDKGDISNISVIAYDEKDYARLAAHVTAERVKEHFKGIVHGDVVRYELPSIGALNFVMYEALGGGVTRSLALDPHGKCLGSALLALEIPDSDV
- a CDS encoding 3-oxoacid CoA-transferase subunit B gives rise to the protein MDNKVLIAKRIAQELKSGDLVNLGIGMPTLVASYLPKDLEVFFQSENGIIGMSMLPHPGLEDLDLTDAGGNPIGAVPGAAGFDSGFSFGLIRGGHLDVTVLGGLQVDERGYLANWMVPGKMVPGMGGAMDLVAGAKKVIVAMTHTAKGAPKIVKECSLPLTAERRVDLIVTEMAVITPTADGLVLSEVAPGTSVEDVLAATEASLIVPDAVGEMKVAA
- a CDS encoding bifunctional enoyl-CoA hydratase/phosphate acetyltransferase gives rise to the protein MTAFSQIPETRSQLARLKELCTHLPPLPTSVIYPCDETSLRSAADGAREALIDPVLVGPSAMIEKLALAHEIDISGLRIVEAPNAAAAAARGIDLAREGETGAVMKGALHSDELMGAVVKRDRGLRTSKRISHVFMMRVPTYPKSLMITDGVVNIAPTLEDKAHIAQNAIDLARALGVEAPRVAVLSAVETVNPKIPSTVDAAALCKMADRGQIRGGIIDGPLAFDNAISAEAAQTKGIVSEVAGRPDILLVPDLAAGNMLVKELTFLGRAEVAGIVLGTAVPVMLTSRADSLDSRLSSCALASLVANHAAVA
- a CDS encoding CitMHS family transporter, which encodes MLALLGLITILVLLTSIMTNRLSPLVALILVPLIAALLGGFGLETAKFIVDGLKGIAPVAAMFVFAIVFFGIVTDAGMMDPIIDRILKAVGLRPTRIVMGTALLALIIHLDGSGAVTFLITIPAMLPLYDRLGMDRRVLALVASLAAGVNFLPWTGPVLRASAALSVPVTDIFNPLILVQVVGLLFTFTTAYIMGRREEKRLGLTGGADATGEAVVTGRVLTEAEQKTRRPKLFWVNILLTLGVLGTMMSGVVPAAIMFMIGTVVALVINYPNVDDQKARVDAHAKAALMMATILFAAGSFTGIMRGTGMLTAMAQSAAGFVPEAMAQHIPFGLGIIAMPLSLLFDPDSYYFGVMPVVAHVYENFGGAPIEIAQASVLGQMTTGFPVSPLTPATFLVVGLTGISLGEHQKFAIPFLFGASVLMTFCAALIGVFPF
- a CDS encoding acyclic terpene utilization AtuA family protein, coding for MKTIRIGAGAGYSGDRIEPALELAQKGKIDYLVFECLAERTIAIAQKAKLADPTKGYDALLSDRMEAVLKVCAEKGIKIITNMGAANPEAGAEKTREIAAAQGLSLKIAAVSGDDVLETLKSGDIKITETGQPAASMSNVLVSGNAYLGAAPIVEALEQGADVVITGRVADPALFLAPQIKEFGWAFDDWAHLAKGTAVGHLLECGGQVTGGYFAEPGRKDVQGLGHLGFPIAEVSEDGSFVITKVESAGGHVTTDTCKEQILYEVHDPKSYLTPDVTADFSQITFTQEGPDRVRVEGVTGRERPATLKVSVGYVNGYIGEGQISYAGPGALARAKLALEIVQERLDIIGLQSSELRYDLIGVNAIHRDVLAPQPEPTEVRARVTGRCESMKEAVRIGNEVETLYTNGPAGGGGATKSARQVVAMLSALVPRAAVTPRIQIIEVQS